From one Lycium barbarum isolate Lr01 chromosome 6, ASM1917538v2, whole genome shotgun sequence genomic stretch:
- the LOC132643754 gene encoding uncharacterized protein LOC132643754, translated as MDTMIPSPGCDCEESAVYVMHFRSQRLLQFLMGLNESYGASRSNILARKPTVTINEAYAIATQEENQRTLGVGDRHKAPLTLLADRNQGKHGYGNGNQYYRNDGNQNYRNRYGVSCRHYGYKGHLENRC; from the coding sequence ATGGATACCATGATTCCTTCACCTGGTTGTGATTGTGAGGAATCAGCTGTATATGTTATGCACTTTAGATCCCAAAGGTTGCTGCAGTTTCTCATGGGGTTAAATGAAAGCTATGGTGCAAGTAGAAGTAACATACTGGCCAGGAAGCCAACTGTAACTATAAATGAGGCTTATGCAATAGCTACTCAGGAGGAAAACCAAAGAACATTAGGAGTTGGAGATAGGCACAAAGCGCCCTTGACTTTACTTGCAGATAGGAATCAAGGCAAGCATGGTTATGGAAATGGAAATCAATATTATAGAAATGATGGAAATCAGAATTATAGGAATAGATATGGAGTGTCATGTAGACACTATGGATACAAAGGACATCTTGAGAATAGATGTTAA